The segment CCGTGAAACGCTGATCGCCGACATGGATGATCAGGAGCTTCTTGCGGCGGCCAAGGAGATGGACGCCGACGAGTTGGCTGATCTCGCGCCGGAGTTGCCTCGCGACGTCGTTCACGAGTTGATGGAAAGCCTGGACGCCCAGCAGCGCGAGCGCGTCCGCTCCGCGTTGTCCTACGATGAGGACCAGGTCGGCGCGTTGATGGACTTCGAGATGGTCACCATCCGGGAAGATGTCAGTCTGGAAGTGGTATTGCGCTATCTGCGTCGTCTCAAGGAGCTGCCAGGGCATACCGACAAGCTGTTTGTGGTCGATTACGACGGTGTGCTCAAAGGTGTTCTGCCGATAAAGCGGTTGCTGGTCAATGATCCCGAAAAACAAGTCGCCGAGGTGATGGCCACCGATCCGGTGACCTTTCATCCCGATGAAGATGCTTACGAGGCTGCGCAGGCTTTCGAGCGATACGATCTTGTTTCAACGCCCGTTGTCGATAAGGGGGGCAAGCTGATCGGGCGCCTGACCATCGATGAAATGGTCGACCTCATTCGCGAAGAGAGCGAGAGTGAAGTTCTCAACATGGCGGGCCTTCGCGAAGAGGAGGATATCTTCGCCTCGGTATGGAAGTCAGTGCGTAACCGTTGGGCCTGGCTCGCTGTCAATCTGGTCACTGCGTTTCTGGCTTCCCGTGTAATTGGGTTGTTTGATGGCTCGATCGAAAAGCTGGTCGCCCTGGCTGCGCTTATGCCGATCGTCGCGGGAATTGGCGGCAACTCCGGAAATCAAACCATCACCATGATCGTGAGAGCCATGGCGCTGGATCAGGTCGGTACAGGCAATACCCTGCGGCTGTTGCGCAAGGAGGCCGGCGTGGGGTTGGTCAACGGCCTGTTGTGGGGTGGGGTGATAGGTTTCGTCGCGTATTGGCTGTACGGTAACTGGGCGCTGGGCGTGGTGATGACTGCGGCAATGACGTTGAATTTGCTGCTGGCTGCGCTTATGGGGGTGCTGATTCCTATGACGTTGGCGCGACTTGGGCGAGACCCTGCGATGGGTGCGAGCGTCATGATCACTGCGATGACCGACAGCGGTGGTTTTTTCATCTTCCTGGGGTTGGCGACACTGTTCCTGCTATAGGTAGGTGTTTGGTCGCTAGCACAAAAAAGCCGGCGAACAACGCCGGCTTTTTTTATGTCTCGCGGCAGCGAGCCTGTCAGGCTTCGTCCTTGGCCAGCTCGGTATCTTGCGCAATCAGTGCGATCAAGGCGTTCTGCTGGCGGTGGGTGAGCTGGCGGAACCGCTGAAGCAGTTCGCGCTCGTGAAGACTCAGCTCAGGGCTATCGAGTCGCATGTTCAGATCATCATCCAGCGCGCCCTCCTGCAGAAGGCTCTGCTCGAGTCGTGCAATGATCTCTGAGTTCATGCTTCGGTGGTGGTTGCGTGATACCTCGGCGATACGCTCGCGCATGCCGTCAGGTAACCGAACCACAAATTTGTCAGCCGTGCGGCTGGAATAAACTGCCTGTTTCATTGGGCGCATAGTAAAACCGGTTAGTCAGGTTGCGTGGTAGCGAATTGCCGTGGAAGTCATCGGTCTGACAACCGCCCACCCGCGCTGTTCCGCTTGTCCTGAAAAAACTATAGATGGTCGGCTTGCTGACGCCAATTGTACGTCTTCAGCTTGATTAGTAAAGGCGTTTTGCTATCAGAAAGCCAATGTGTGACCGGCTGCCCATGCGCATGGTGCTGTTGCACTGCGTGCTAGCGCAGGATGGGATCGAACTTCACTCGACGCCCGATCAGCAGGCCGGCGAACGTCGAGAGACTGAATATCGCCATGCCGTACTGGCTGACAGCGCGAGCTGCTTCGCTTGGCGCCCAGAGTGCGGTCAATCCGCATATGGCCAACAGGACAAGGCTATAAGCCGCTAGCTTGGACATTCTCATTTTCCTCCAAGGATCGTCAGAACACCCAGCGCTGGGCTCTGGTGGGGGCGATGATGTGATCGCCGCTGAGATTGAATAGCTTGGCCGTGGGATGCCGATTCGGTTGGGGGGAGATCGAGCGTGCGTAGGTGGCGGCTGGGCTGGCGTTGGCAGCGTGCTTTTCGGCGGAGGGCAGCTGCAGGGCAAATGCCGCGGCAATCGAGACAGCTGTGGTGCTGATCAAATAAAGGGGCTTCGGCATCTCTGCGTTTCCTTCGCGATCGAAAGTTCAATGCGAAATGCATAGCAGGTGTTGTGCCAAGCAGTTTTATACGAAAAAAATGTTGTAAATCAATAAGTTATGCTTTCAGCTCTAGCGCCTGCGATTTGCACTTTGCAAGCTCTGCCTGATGGCTTCGTGCAAAATGCAAGGGGATAAATGACAGCCGGCGCGGGGCATGACAAACATGCCGGGGGTCGTTAACATGCGCCCCCGAGTCCCAGTAGCTCAATTGGATAGAGCATCCCCCTCCTAAGGGGAAGGTTGTGAGTTCGAACCTCGCCTGGGACGCCACTTGTTTCTCAAGTGCGCTTGAACGGGTTCGTCGGGGGAGGCTTGCCGCTCCCCTGGAGCGGCAGGCGGGTTCAAGCGAACGGCGCGTCGCTTTGTCGTCTGGCTTCGCGTTGCAGCTGATAGACGAAGCGTTCTATCTGGCGCTGAAGCAATCCGCTCATCTGATAAAAACGCATTCCGCAGAAAGTAGCGTCGCGGCGCTCATCATAGCTGACGTGCCGCAGTTCGACGGCGCACTTGGCTGGACCTGAGGGAAGCTCTGCGCAAAAGTCCGGGTAGACCTGCCCAGTCTGAAGACCGGTTTCGACGTTGCCTTTGAAGCTCATCTTGCAGCCTGTGGCTGAAAGATCGAGCAGTCGCCCGGTGAGTGTCCTGCTCAGCGGTGCGCCACCGAGCGTCGCGGTGATAGGTATCGAATCCAGCCGAGCACGGTACGCATTGCGGCGCTGATGATAGGTCAGCTCGTCGGGTAGTGGCGTCCAATAGCAGCGAGCCCCATCGTAGTCGGCTGGATGTACCGTTTGATGGTTTTTCCAAGAGAGGCGGGCCCCCTCATAGAAGGCTTCGGCTTCGAACGGCTCGCTGGCCATCATCAGGCGATCACCATCACTGGGAATGAGTTCGTCGAAAGCGAGCCAGCCCCTGTCACGGTGAAGATCGATTAAATAGCTCTGGTAGCGCTGATTGCGCTCCAGAAAGCGGATGCTGACAGGAACGTTGTTGTCCAGCAGCTGCTTGAGATTGGCCTGTATTTCGAGTGGGGCGGTCAGAACCTTCGGGGGTTGCGGACCGGCTTCGTCAAAGAACGGATTCGACACGTCCGCTGTTCTCCAGCACTAGGCAATGCTGCGTTACGGGCCTGGGCCCGAGCATCCTTAGAGTTGTAATGGTCACGCCTGGCTCAGCGGCCGGTGCTGGCTGCTTTTGGCGGTGGCGCCACGACGATTGTACAGGTCGGGCGTTTCGTTGCTGCCTTGCAGAATGGCGAGCAAGCTGCCGACGGCACCCTGATTGGCGCGAATCAGTCGCCCGTTGCGTTCGTTGGCGGCTTGGCAGTCTTGCAGCAGCGCCTCAAGCTCGGACGAGCGGGCCAGAATGGCGTCACCCTGCGAGGAGATCGAAGCAAACGCTTCCAGCCCGCTACGGTCGTTGCTCAACTGGCGCTCAGTGAGCATCCTGCTGCGCTCGACGCCATGCTGGCCGAGCAGCGCTAACAGAGGCTGCTTTTTCGTCAGAATAATTTCCAGCTCGGCCAGGTTTCGCTCGGCGAGTGCCGCGAGTTCGTGCTCGATCAGTTCGAGCAGTTGCTTGGCGGTATTGATGTCATCGACAAGTTGTTGCAGCAGATTTTCGTCGTGCATTTCGAACCTGGCTGGATCTACCTCGGGATTACTGCTGCGATTCGAAGGCGGTCAGCTTGGCGGCTAGGCGCTTCGGATCGATCTCATAAGTGCCATCGGAAATCGCTTGGCGAATGCGCTCGACACGCGCCTGGTCGACGACCGGCTGCTGACTGAGCTGCTCGGTGGCCTGCTGCAGCCGCTGCGCTTCCGGGCTCAGCTGTACCGGCTCGCCAGCTGCAGCGCCGGTCTCCTGGCTGCTCACCGCGTTGTCGGAAGGTTGCGTCGCAGTCGGGCGCTCACTGCCTTGAATCTGATTGCTACGGCTGGCGCCGGGACCGGCGGGGCCATTGGGTCTATTGAAGTCGATAACCATGATGCAAACCTCGAGAATCAGTACGCTTGCCTGGCTTTCGGCGTGGTGTGCTGAAACTTTAGTATTTTTTCTGGCGCCGCGGAGAAAAGCGTCGAGCCTGTGACGCGTTACATCGCGGCCTCGACCTGCCCGGGGCCGGTCACGCGGGCTCTGACTATACGCCCCGAGCGAAGATTCTTCACGCGGATCTGCTCGCCGGGCGCTCCGTCGGTTAACGCCTCGCCTGGCATACGCACATTGACCGATTGATTCCCGGCCGAGATAACGACCTGGTCGCCCCTGCGTATTACCTCGGCCAGCTCCAGCATTGCCGGCGTCAGCACCTGGCCTGGCTGCACGATGCGGGTGAGTTTGGTCCCTGCGACTTGCGCTGGGGTCGTCAGGTAACCCTGGGTGAGCAGAGAGATGTCGCGTTCCGCCTCATTGATATCGCTATCGCCAAGTGCCGCGCCGCGTTGGAGGGCCTTATTGGTAACCAGGACCTTGCGGTACAGCTTGACCTGGGCAGGGACGAACACTGACCAGGGAGAGCTACCGCTACAGCTGACTCTCAAGGTCACGCGGCCCACTGGCTGATCGGGGCTTTCCAATTGTGCGCTAAGGGGGGCGTCGCAATAGGCCAGGCGCAGGCGCGGGTCGAGACGGCTGAAGTGAATCTCCCGCCGGCCGTCGATGGCGCTACGCTGTAAATAATTGTCCACTGCTTGCTCAAGAAAGCTGCGGGCGGCGTCGATAAGTTGATCAGGATGAGTCATGGCTTCGGCGTGCGCGCCGTTGCTTGCGGTCAATAGCAGGACCAGCCAGGCGAGTATTTGCTTACGCCTGGAGGTTAGATGTCGAGAAATAGTCATTCGCCTGTTCATGCCGTGTTGGTTGCAAAGTACATGCCCGCGTGGCGAACGTCGTTCATTTGATCAGAGAGGTCACTGGCATGGCCGGTGTTTTGGATTCGGTTAATCAGCGCACTCAGCTGGTGGGGCAAAACCGGCTCGAATTGCTGCTGTTTCGCCTGGACGGCGCGCAGCTCTATGGAATCAACGTGTTCAAAGTCAAGGAAGTGCTGCCTTGTCCCAAATTGACCCATATGCCGCAGTCAGCACCCGTCATCCGCGGTGTGGCTTCGATTCGGGGTAGCACGCTGCCAATCCTCGATCTTGCATTGGCAACCGGCAAGTCCAGCCTTAAGGATGCCGGCAACAGCTTCGCCATCATTACCGAATACAACAATCGTACGCTCGGCTTCCTGGTGCGGTCCGTGGAGCGCATCGTCAACATGAACTGGGAAAAGATTCTTCCGCCTCCCAAAGGCGCCGGCCGCGACCATTACCTGACGGCTGTGACCCATATTGATGGTAGCCTCGTCGAAATCATCGATGTCGAGAAGGTGCTGGCGGAGGCAACGCCTGGATCCGATTCGATGCCGATGCCCGAGGTAGACTCCGACGTGCAGTCCAAGGCCGTTTCGTGCCGGGTATTGATCGTCGATGACTCTTCCGTCGCTCGCAAGCAGGTGACACGCTGTCTGCAGAACATCGGCGTGGAAGTGGTCTCCTTGAACGATGGTCGCGAGGCGCTGACTTACCTGAAGCGCATGGCTGACGAGGGGCGGGCTCCGGCAGATGAGTTTCTGATGCTGATCTCTGACATCGAAATGCCCGAGATGGACGGTTATACGCTGACCACCGAAATCCGCCGCGATCCACGCATGCAGAACATGCACGTACTGCTGCATACTTCGCTCTCCGGTGTCTTCAACCAGAACATGGTCAAGCGTGTTGGCGCAAACGACTTTCTGGCAAAGTTTCAGCCCGATGATCTCGCCGGGCGCGTCGTGGAACGAATCAGGCAGGCAGATGCAAACTGAGGCTGGGTCCTCGCATTCGACAGTGAGGCAATTTGGTGTCAGTTGATCAGGATTTCGAGCAGTTCCGAACGTTTCTGGAAAAGACCTGTGGGATTCTGCTTGGCAGCAACAAGCAGTATCTGGTCTCCAGTCGGCTCAACAAGCTCATGGAGCAGCAGGGTATCAAGAGCCTTGGTGAGTTGGTTCGAAAGATCCAGGCGACTCCGCGCTCGGGCTTGAAGGAGCAGGTGGTCGATGCCATGACGACCAACGAGACGCTCTGGTTTCGCGATACCTACCCCTTCGAAGTGCTCAAGAATCGTGTTTTCCCTGAGTTGGTGAAGTCAGGTGTCGGTCAGCGTCTGCGGATCTGGTCAGCCGCGTGTTCGTCCGGCCAGGAGCCCTATTCCATATCGATGACCGTTGATGAATACGAAAGGGCTGCGCCCAGTCAGCCGAAGCTGGGCGTGCAGATCGTTGCGACCGAGCTGTCGGGGGCTATGCTTGCGGCCAGCAAGGCGGCCGAATACGACACGCTGGCGATCGCGCGCGGGTTGTCGAGTGAGCGGCTCCAGCGCTACTTCGAGCCCAAGGGGCCGGGGCGTTGGGTGGTAAAGCCTGCTGTCCGGGCGCGTGTCGAGTTTCGCGTGCAGAATCTGCTCGACAGCTACGCAGCGCTCGGCAAGTTCGATATCGTCTTTTGTCGCAACGTACTCATCTACTTCTCGGCCGACGTCAAGAAAGACATCCTCAAGCGCATCCACGCCACGCTCAAGCCCGGCGGTTATCTGTTTCTGGGCGCTTCCGAAGCGCTGAATGGTCTGCCCGAGCTGTATCAGATGGTTCAGTGCAGCCCCGGTATCATCTACAAGGCCAAGTGACGGCAAAAAACCGTCACCTCTCGGTCGCTCGGCGGCAAGCAAGGCGGTAATCGCTTGCCGCTTTTGACGCTTCTTCCTACCAACTGAGCAGGCGACCCTTGAATAATCAAGGGCTTGCGCTTGTGGCATGGGCTTTGCTTTTGTCTCGTCAGCGAGTCAATGGAGGCAAGCCGATGAGCATCAGTTTCGACAAGGCTCTGGGCATACACGAGAAAGCCCTGGGGTTCCGTGCGCAGCGCGCAGAGGTCTTGGCCAACAACATCGCCAATGCCGATACGCCGAATTACAAGGCGCGCGACCTCGATTTCAAGACCGTACTTGCGCAGCAGGCTGCCCGCACGCAGGGCGGGTTCGGCGTCGAACGTACCAATGAGCGGCACATCGCCGCTGAAGGTATGGAGTTGGCCGACCCGGCCCTGCGCTTTCGGGTTCCGTCTCAACCTTCGCTGGATCAGAACACCGTCGATATGCAGATCGAGCAGTCCAACTACGCCCAGAATGCGATCGATTTCCAGGCCAGCTTCACCCTGCTCAATAGTAAATTCCGCGGGCTGATGAACGCCCTGCGCGGCGAATAACGGAGCGAACAACCATGTCACTGAGCAGCGTCTTCAACATTGCCGGAACCGGCATGAGCGCCCAGAGCACTCGCCTCAACACGATCTCCAGCAACATCGCCAACGCCGAGACGGTTTCGTCCAGCGTCGATCAGACCTACCGCGCGCGCCATCCAGTGTTCGCCACGATGCTGCAGCAGGCGGGCGGCGACAGCAGCGGTTCGTTGTTCGCCGAGCAGCAGCAGGCAGGCGTTGGCGTTCAGGTGCTCGGTGTTGTTGAAGATCAGGGCGAGCTTCAGGCGCGCTATGAGCCGAATCATCCGGCGGCCGACGACAAGGGCTACGTCTATTACCCGAACGTCAACGTCGTCGAGGAAATGGCAGACATGATTTCGGCAAGCCGGTCGTTTCAGACCAACGCTGAACTGATGAACACCGCCAAAACCATGTTGCAGAAAGTGTTGACCCTTGGTCAGTGATAGCGAGCGAAGACGATGACGACTACCAGTGGCGTGGGTGCCGGCAGCTCGGTGCTGGATCAATACCAGATCGGCAATGACCGCGAGGCCAAGGGCAATGATCTGGGCAAAAACGAGTTTCTCGAGCTGTTGGTTGCGCAGCTGAACAACCAGAATCCACTCGAGCCTCAGGAAAACGGCGAGTTCATCGGCCAGCTGGCTCAGTTCAGCACCGTGGAAGGGGTCGAGAAGCTGAACTCGAGCATGGAAACGATTCTCTCGGGTTATCAGTCATCCCAGGCGCTACAGGCCTCTTCGCTGGTTGGGCGCAAGGTGATCGTGCCGTCCGAGAAAGCGGTGGTCGATACCAGCGAAACCTTCAAGGCGAGCCTGATCCTGCCGACGTCGAGCAGCAACGTGTTCGTCAACGTTTATGACAGCTCCGGAACGCTGGTCAACCGGGTCAACCTCGGCCAGCAGCAGGCCGGCAACGTGTCGTTCATGTGGGACGGCAAGAACGCCAGCGGTGAAGTGGTGCCGCCTGGTACCTATCGCTTCGAGGCGCAAGCGACCTACCAGAATGAAACCAAAGGGCTGTATACCCTGCTGCCCGCAAACGTGGACAGCGTCACCCTCGGACAGAATGGCG is part of the Stutzerimonas balearica DSM 6083 genome and harbors:
- the mgtE gene encoding magnesium transporter is translated as MTEVEAKKPQETLQDRLAQVLELLHRHDLAEALAQQHGGESLTDPAQIDDLAQLQLRLDELHPADVAHILEALPLDERLAVWQLVKTERDGDILLEVSDAVRETLIADMDDQELLAAAKEMDADELADLAPELPRDVVHELMESLDAQQRERVRSALSYDEDQVGALMDFEMVTIREDVSLEVVLRYLRRLKELPGHTDKLFVVDYDGVLKGVLPIKRLLVNDPEKQVAEVMATDPVTFHPDEDAYEAAQAFERYDLVSTPVVDKGGKLIGRLTIDEMVDLIREESESEVLNMAGLREEEDIFASVWKSVRNRWAWLAVNLVTAFLASRVIGLFDGSIEKLVALAALMPIVAGIGGNSGNQTITMIVRAMALDQVGTGNTLRLLRKEAGVGLVNGLLWGGVIGFVAYWLYGNWALGVVMTAAMTLNLLLAALMGVLIPMTLARLGRDPAMGASVMITAMTDSGGFFIFLGLATLFLL
- a CDS encoding Arc family DNA-binding protein; the protein is MRPMKQAVYSSRTADKFVVRLPDGMRERIAEVSRNHHRSMNSEIIARLEQSLLQEGALDDDLNMRLDSPELSLHERELLQRFRQLTHRQQNALIALIAQDTELAKDEA
- a CDS encoding PA3371 family protein, translating into MSKLAAYSLVLLAICGLTALWAPSEAARAVSQYGMAIFSLSTFAGLLIGRRVKFDPILR
- a CDS encoding flagellar brake protein produces the protein MSNPFFDEAGPQPPKVLTAPLEIQANLKQLLDNNVPVSIRFLERNQRYQSYLIDLHRDRGWLAFDELIPSDGDRLMMASEPFEAEAFYEGARLSWKNHQTVHPADYDGARCYWTPLPDELTYHQRRNAYRARLDSIPITATLGGAPLSRTLTGRLLDLSATGCKMSFKGNVETGLQTGQVYPDFCAELPSGPAKCAVELRHVSYDERRDATFCGMRFYQMSGLLQRQIERFVYQLQREARRQSDAPFA
- a CDS encoding flagella synthesis protein FlgN — protein: MHDENLLQQLVDDINTAKQLLELIEHELAALAERNLAELEIILTKKQPLLALLGQHGVERSRMLTERQLSNDRSGLEAFASISSQGDAILARSSELEALLQDCQAANERNGRLIRANQGAVGSLLAILQGSNETPDLYNRRGATAKSSQHRPLSQA
- the flgM gene encoding flagellar biosynthesis anti-sigma factor FlgM; amino-acid sequence: MVIDFNRPNGPAGPGASRSNQIQGSERPTATQPSDNAVSSQETGAAAGEPVQLSPEAQRLQQATEQLSQQPVVDQARVERIRQAISDGTYEIDPKRLAAKLTAFESQQ
- the flgA gene encoding flagellar basal body P-ring formation chaperone FlgA, whose translation is MNRRMTISRHLTSRRKQILAWLVLLLTASNGAHAEAMTHPDQLIDAARSFLEQAVDNYLQRSAIDGRREIHFSRLDPRLRLAYCDAPLSAQLESPDQPVGRVTLRVSCSGSSPWSVFVPAQVKLYRKVLVTNKALQRGAALGDSDINEAERDISLLTQGYLTTPAQVAGTKLTRIVQPGQVLTPAMLELAEVIRRGDQVVISAGNQSVNVRMPGEALTDGAPGEQIRVKNLRSGRIVRARVTGPGQVEAAM
- a CDS encoding chemotaxis protein CheV: MAGVLDSVNQRTQLVGQNRLELLLFRLDGAQLYGINVFKVKEVLPCPKLTHMPQSAPVIRGVASIRGSTLPILDLALATGKSSLKDAGNSFAIITEYNNRTLGFLVRSVERIVNMNWEKILPPPKGAGRDHYLTAVTHIDGSLVEIIDVEKVLAEATPGSDSMPMPEVDSDVQSKAVSCRVLIVDDSSVARKQVTRCLQNIGVEVVSLNDGREALTYLKRMADEGRAPADEFLMLISDIEMPEMDGYTLTTEIRRDPRMQNMHVLLHTSLSGVFNQNMVKRVGANDFLAKFQPDDLAGRVVERIRQADAN
- the cheR gene encoding protein-glutamate O-methyltransferase CheR, which gives rise to MVSVDQDFEQFRTFLEKTCGILLGSNKQYLVSSRLNKLMEQQGIKSLGELVRKIQATPRSGLKEQVVDAMTTNETLWFRDTYPFEVLKNRVFPELVKSGVGQRLRIWSAACSSGQEPYSISMTVDEYERAAPSQPKLGVQIVATELSGAMLAASKAAEYDTLAIARGLSSERLQRYFEPKGPGRWVVKPAVRARVEFRVQNLLDSYAALGKFDIVFCRNVLIYFSADVKKDILKRIHATLKPGGYLFLGASEALNGLPELYQMVQCSPGIIYKAK
- the flgB gene encoding flagellar basal body rod protein FlgB, which gives rise to MSISFDKALGIHEKALGFRAQRAEVLANNIANADTPNYKARDLDFKTVLAQQAARTQGGFGVERTNERHIAAEGMELADPALRFRVPSQPSLDQNTVDMQIEQSNYAQNAIDFQASFTLLNSKFRGLMNALRGE
- the flgC gene encoding flagellar basal body rod protein FlgC, whose protein sequence is MSLSSVFNIAGTGMSAQSTRLNTISSNIANAETVSSSVDQTYRARHPVFATMLQQAGGDSSGSLFAEQQQAGVGVQVLGVVEDQGELQARYEPNHPAADDKGYVYYPNVNVVEEMADMISASRSFQTNAELMNTAKTMLQKVLTLGQ
- the flgD gene encoding flagellar hook assembly protein FlgD, translated to MTTTSGVGAGSSVLDQYQIGNDREAKGNDLGKNEFLELLVAQLNNQNPLEPQENGEFIGQLAQFSTVEGVEKLNSSMETILSGYQSSQALQASSLVGRKVIVPSEKAVVDTSETFKASLILPTSSSNVFVNVYDSSGTLVNRVNLGQQQAGNVSFMWDGKNASGEVVPPGTYRFEAQATYQNETKGLYTLLPANVDSVTLGQNGGELMLNLAGVGSVGLSQVQIIGQ